The proteins below come from a single Tribolium castaneum strain GA2 chromosome 9, icTriCast1.1, whole genome shotgun sequence genomic window:
- the LOC663798 gene encoding polypeptide GalNAc transferase 6-like, with amino-acid sequence MKRNLKTVFKFLLLSGTTVVFTVLLFRIFKIRSTFESHERGLPLEPSEVRIISNEKIDWHDYDAIKRDSLRRGTGEQGKPAFLTAAESDNYEKLYKVNGFNAALSDQIAIDRAVPDIRHPGCKSKKYLKDLPTVSVVVPFHNEHWTTLLRTAASVVNRSPPHLLKEVILVDDCSTKEFSKKPLDDYLAANLTKVRAIHLPERSGLIRARLAGARVATADVLIFLDSHTEANVNWLPPLLEPIAQDYKTCVCPFIDVIQYETFEYRAQDEGARGAFDWEFFYKRLPLLPEDLEHPTEPFKSPVMAGGLFAISRKFFWELGGYDEGLDIWGGEQYELSFKIWQCGGLMVDAPCSRVGHIYRKYAPFPNPGKGDFVGRNYRRVAEVWMDEYAEYLYKRRPHYRDIDPGDLTKQKALREKLHCKPFKWFMEKVAFDLPLKYPPIEPGDFGVGEIRNLAAPELCVDSGHKDRDQVIGLAECVKGTNKNGEQNFALTWHKDLRVKGKTLCLDVSDPNDKADIVLYPCHGSQGNQYWRYDVEKQWFLHGGNPRCLDCDPGQRRLYVTKCDDQSKTQKWRFENVNLTMIADWENVGVRF; translated from the exons ATGAAACGTAATCTGAAGACGGTGTTCAAGTTTCTCTTGCTTTCAGGAACGACCGTTGTTTTCACGGTTTTGCTATTcaggatttttaaaattcgatcGACGTTTGAAAGCCATGAACGAGGTTTGCCTTTAGAACCAAGCGAG GTGAGGATCATTAGTAATGAAAAGATTGATTGGCATGATTATGATGCTATAAAAAGGGATTCATTGAGGAGAG GTACTGGGGAACAAGGCAAACCTGCATTTTTAACTGCAGCCGAATCAGATAATTATGAAAAGTTATACAAAGTTAATGGATTTAATGCTGCCTTAAGTGATCAAATCGCAATTGATAGAGCTGTGCCTGATATACGTCATCCAGG atgtaaatcaaaaaaatatctcaAAGATCTGCCAACTGTTAGCGTCGTAGTCCCCTTTCATAATGAGCACTGGACAACTCTGCTCCGAACAGCTGCCAGTGTAGTAAACCGATCACCTCCACATTTGCTCAAAGAAGTTATCCTAGTGGATGACTGTAGCACTAAAG aatttagcaaaaaacctCTCGACGATTACCTCGCCGctaatttaacaaaagttcGGGCAATTCACTTGCCGGAAAGAAGCGGTTTGATACGTGCCCGCCTTGCAGGAGCTAGAGTAGCAACAGCcgatgttttaatttttttggattcaCATACTGAAGCTAATGTTAATTGGCTACCGCCTCTTCTAG AACCAATCGCGCAAGACTACAAGACTTGCGTTTGCCCATTTATTGACGTTATTCAGTATGAGACATTTGAATATCGGGCGCAAGATGAAGGGGCAAGGGGGGCTTTCGACTGGGAGTTTTTCTACAAACGTCTTCCATTGTTGCCTGAGGATTTGGAGCATCCGACTGAACCTTTCAA GAGTCCAGTCATGGCTGGAGGTTTGTTTGCCATCAGTAGGAAATTTTTCTGGGAGTTGGGGGGTTATGACGAAGGGTTGGATATTTGGGGGGGTGAACAGTACGAATTGAGTTTTAAAATATGGCAGTGTGGAGGCTTAATGGTCGATGCTCCCTGTTCAAGGGTTGGACATATCTATAGGAAATATGCCCCGTTTCCAAATCCGGGCAAAGGCGATTTTGTTGGGAGG AATTATAGAAGAGTTGCTGAGGTCTGGATGGACGAATACGCCGAATATTTGTACAAACGTCGCCCTCACTATCGAGATATAGATCCCGGGGATTtgacaaaacaaaaagccTTAAGAGAGAAGTTACACTGTAAGCCATTCAAGTGGTTTATGGAGAAAGTGGCCTTTGATCTACCTCTGAAGTATCCCCCGATTGAACCTGGAGATTTTGGAGTCGGAGAA ATACGAAACTTAGCAGCTCCTGAGTTATGCGTTGACTCGGGCCATAAGGACCGTGACCAGGTTATAGGCTTAGCTGAATGCGTCAAAGGGACGAACAAAAACGGCGAACAAAACTTCGCCTTGACCTGGCACAAGGATTTGCGAGTAAAGGGCAAAACTTTGTGTCTGGATGTTTCAGATCCTAACGATAAGGCGGATATTGTCTTGTACCCCTGTCACGGATCTCAAGGGAATCAGTATTGGAGATACGATGTT GAGAAACAGTGGTTTTTGCATGGGGGTAATCCAAGGTGTTTGGATTGCGATCCCGGCCAACGTCGCCTCTACGTCACGAAGTGTGACGACCAAtccaaaactcaaaaatggaggttcgaaaatgttaatttgACCATGATCGCCGATTGGGAGAATGTCGGTGTTCGCTTCTAG
- the Naxd gene encoding ATP-dependent (S)-NAD(P)H-hydrate dehydratase gives MSLPRPALMINTCLQSVFKLKSSRFLVKNYSNCVKMDENSIIALTKQLAPPLTNDKHKGQAGRIGVFGGSLEYTGAPYFAAIASLKVGADLSHVFCAREAAPVIKSYSPELIVHPLLDAPGAAAQIEPWLDRLHVVLIGPGLGREASTFKVIDEVVEMCKVRKKPLVIDADGLYYVSINPDVLREYPSPVILTPNVMEFTRLIGSNGEGNKKEQSGNFLALAKNITILCKGHDDEIFNREALVRVVGGGSGRRCGGQGDLLSGAVSTFLAWALEQLKPCDNRPLIAAFAACKLARACNARAFAKYGRSMTCSDMIHEIHPVFDELFERR, from the exons ATGTCATTACCAAGACCGGCTTTGATGATCAATACTTGCCTACAAAGTGTTTTCAAGCTAAAATCAAGCcgttttcttgtaaaaaactaCTCAAACTGTGTCAAAATGGATGAAAACAGCATTATTGCCTTGACTAAACAGCTGGCTCCACCTCTCACCAACGATAAACACAAGGGCCAGGCTGGTCGTATCGGTGTTTTTGGCGGAAGCTTGGAATATACCG GTGCACCGTATTTTGCTGCAATTGCTTCGCTGAAAGTTGGGGCCGATTTGAGCCACGTTTTCTGTGCGAGGGAAGCAGCACCTGTTATAAAATCGTACAGTCCGGAGCTCATCGTCCACCCACTGCTGGACGCCCCTGGGGCCGCTGCCCAGATCGAGCCCTGGCTGGATCGGCTGCATGTGGTGCTCATAGGGCCTGGCTTGGGCCGAGAAGCCTCCACATTTAAG GTCATCGACGAGGTGGTCGAGATGTGCAAAGTTCGCAAAAAGCCTTTAGTGATAGACGCCGATGGTCTCTACTACGTCTCGATAAACCCAGATGTTCTCCGCGAGTATCCCTCCCCTGTAATTCTCACCCCCAACGTCATGGAATTTACAAGACTAATCGGGTCTAATGGCGAAGGGAATAAAAAAGAACAATCCGGGAATTTCCTTGcattagcaaaaaatattacgATTTTATGCAAAGGACACGACgatgaaatttttaacagGGAGGCGCTTGTCAGGGTCGTTGGGGGAGGCTCCGGGCGCCGCTGTGGGGGCCAAGGCGACCTGCTTTCGGGGGCTGTGAGCACCTTCCTGGCTTGGGCTTTGGAGCAGCTGAAACCTTGCGACAATCGCCCCCTGATTGCCGCATTCGCTGCTTGTAAACTAGCGAGGGCTTGTAATGCGAGAGCTTTCGCCAAATATGGCAGGAGTATGACTTGTAGCGACATGATCCACGAGATTCATCCCGTTTTTGATGAGCTTTTTGAAAGGagataa